In the genome of Desulfuromonas sp. DDH964, one region contains:
- a CDS encoding polysaccharide biosynthesis protein has product MAVFWGVGTFRGWWRYASMADILLLARANLFASVALILVLFFSHRLGNIPRSILVLDWIICFCMLAGTRFLTRALRENYLPFLGKNGNGGRRILIVGAGSAGQMIAKEIRQNPALNKTIVGYVDDDADKLRRTFAGFEVLGTQKDLPAICRQHQVQEIIVAIPSATGKQMRTIVDHCQTLGVAFKTLPGISDLIDGRVSIQQVRDVDLNDLLGREPAHLDLELIRSFLEGKRIFITGAAGSIGSEICRQVCRFRPARIILFDHAESPLFSIHNELAREHPELRHTAIVGDVRDRARIQALFDECQPQVVFHAAAYKHVPLMEHNPAEAANNNVRGSRVMADAADACHCEAFVMVSTDKAVNPTNVMGATKRAAELYVQALARTSRTRFVTVRFGNVLGSAGSVVPIFKKQIAAGGPVTVTHRDVTRFFMTIPEATQLVLQAGSMGQGGEIFLLDMGEPVKIVTLAEELIRLSGFTPYEDIEIRFSGLRPGEKLFEELLIAGEGVKPTSHEKIMVAESTPVNRAHLEQQLEELYQIQRALDQAGVVAKLREIVPEYCPEKAGAQRHAS; this is encoded by the coding sequence ATGGCGGTTTTCTGGGGCGTGGGAACCTTTCGCGGCTGGTGGCGCTACGCCTCGATGGCGGACATTCTGCTGCTCGCCCGGGCCAACCTTTTCGCCTCCGTTGCCCTTATTCTCGTCCTTTTCTTTTCCCATCGCCTCGGCAATATCCCCCGCTCGATCCTGGTCCTCGACTGGATAATCTGCTTCTGTATGTTAGCCGGTACCCGCTTTTTAACCCGTGCGTTGCGGGAGAACTATCTCCCGTTTTTGGGGAAGAATGGCAACGGCGGTAGGCGCATCCTGATCGTAGGCGCCGGCAGCGCTGGCCAGATGATCGCCAAGGAGATCCGGCAGAACCCGGCGCTGAACAAGACCATCGTCGGTTACGTCGATGACGATGCCGACAAGCTGCGGCGGACCTTTGCCGGCTTTGAAGTCCTCGGCACTCAGAAAGACCTCCCCGCCATCTGCCGGCAGCACCAGGTTCAGGAAATCATCGTCGCCATCCCCTCGGCGACCGGCAAGCAGATGCGGACAATTGTCGATCACTGCCAGACTCTCGGCGTCGCCTTCAAGACCCTCCCCGGCATCAGCGACCTCATCGACGGCCGGGTTTCGATCCAGCAGGTGCGGGATGTCGACCTGAATGATCTCCTCGGCCGTGAACCGGCGCACCTCGACCTTGAGCTGATCCGCTCCTTTCTGGAAGGGAAGCGGATCTTCATCACCGGTGCCGCCGGCAGCATCGGCAGCGAGATCTGCCGCCAGGTCTGCCGTTTCCGTCCCGCCCGCATCATCCTCTTCGACCACGCCGAGTCACCCCTCTTCTCCATTCACAACGAGCTGGCCCGGGAACATCCGGAGCTGCGCCACACTGCCATTGTCGGTGATGTTCGGGACCGGGCGCGGATCCAGGCCCTCTTTGACGAGTGCCAGCCCCAAGTGGTTTTTCATGCCGCCGCCTACAAGCACGTGCCGCTGATGGAGCACAACCCGGCCGAGGCGGCCAACAACAACGTGCGCGGCTCGCGGGTCATGGCCGATGCCGCTGATGCCTGCCACTGCGAGGCTTTCGTCATGGTCTCCACCGACAAGGCGGTCAATCCGACCAACGTCATGGGGGCGACCAAACGGGCGGCGGAGCTTTACGTCCAGGCCCTGGCCCGGACCAGCCGCACCCGCTTCGTCACCGTCCGCTTCGGCAATGTCCTCGGCAGCGCCGGCAGCGTGGTGCCGATCTTCAAGAAACAGATCGCCGCAGGAGGGCCGGTGACCGTCACCCATCGGGATGTGACGCGCTTTTTCATGACGATACCGGAAGCGACTCAGCTGGTGCTGCAGGCCGGGAGCATGGGACAGGGGGGGGAGATCTTCCTCCTCGATATGGGCGAGCCGGTGAAGATCGTCACCCTTGCCGAGGAACTGATCCGGCTTTCCGGCTTCACTCCCTATGAGGATATCGAGATCCGCTTTAGCGGATTACGCCCCGGGGAGAAGCTCTTCGAGGAACTCCTAATTGCTGGCGAAGGGGTCAAGCCGACCAGTCATGAGAAGATCATGGTCGCCGAATCGACCCCTGTCAATCGCGCCCACCTGGAGCAGCAGCTCGAAGAGCTCTACCAGATCCAGCGCGCTCTCGACCAGGCCGGGGTGGTGGCGAAGCTGCGGGAGATCGTGCCGGAATATTGCCCGGAGAAGGCTGGCGCCCAGCGCCACGCATCCTGA
- a CDS encoding nucleotide pyrophosphohydrolase, producing MGDGQTTLQQLKEKMADFVRERDWEQFHTPKNLSMSIAIEAAELMEHFQWLTVEASKNLPAEALADIGEELADIVIYSLSLANTLQLDLADTVLAKMAKNIRKYPSDQVRGKSHKYTHYQKQLPEDPEA from the coding sequence ATGGGTGACGGGCAGACGACCCTGCAGCAGCTGAAGGAAAAGATGGCGGATTTCGTCCGCGAGCGGGATTGGGAGCAGTTCCACACGCCGAAGAATCTCTCCATGTCGATCGCCATCGAGGCCGCCGAGCTGATGGAGCATTTCCAGTGGCTGACCGTCGAGGCGTCAAAGAACCTTCCTGCGGAGGCGTTGGCCGACATCGGCGAGGAGCTTGCCGACATCGTCATCTATTCCCTCTCCCTGGCCAATACGCTGCAACTCGATCTCGCCGATACCGTCCTCGCCAAAATGGCCAAGAACATCCGCAAGTATCCCTCCGACCAGGTCCGCGGCAAATCCCACAAGTACACCCATTATCAAAAGCAGCTGCCGGAAGATCCGGAAGCCTGA
- a CDS encoding helix-turn-helix transcriptional regulator has protein sequence MKPAKKYSQAARLHDVIRILEARYGATIDELAEECRVTRRTIFRDLQAIRDAGYPLVSERESDGRVLYRFITGFKKIPPITFSLQELMTLYLGRGQLAFLAGTPFQDDLEAIFAKIRSSLPPRSVAHLERLAAAAAPRFQGLRDYSGKRQILEQLRDALLFQQRCRLHYAPPHREVEEYLFDPYTLLFFSNSLYLGGYAHNRQALRLFLVDRLQGVEVSRERFEVPEDFAIADLTGSAFGLIDEAPQQIRVRFAEPIAHLIRERTWHPSQVIEEHADGSLTLTFHAGGEKELLAWLYSYLPHVQVLEPPSLRSAFLRGLQQGLSLQGPP, from the coding sequence ATGAAACCGGCGAAAAAATACAGCCAGGCGGCGCGGCTCCACGACGTCATCCGCATCCTCGAGGCCCGCTACGGGGCGACCATCGACGAACTCGCCGAGGAGTGCCGGGTGACGCGGCGTACCATCTTCCGCGACCTGCAGGCGATCCGCGACGCCGGCTACCCGCTCGTTTCGGAGCGCGAGAGTGACGGCCGCGTCCTCTACCGCTTCATCACCGGCTTCAAGAAGATCCCGCCGATCACCTTCTCCCTGCAGGAGCTGATGACCCTCTACCTCGGCCGCGGACAGCTCGCCTTTCTCGCCGGGACCCCGTTCCAGGACGATCTCGAGGCGATCTTCGCCAAGATCCGCTCCAGCCTGCCGCCGCGCAGCGTCGCCCATCTCGAACGCCTCGCCGCCGCGGCGGCGCCCCGCTTCCAGGGGCTGCGCGACTATTCGGGCAAGCGGCAGATCCTGGAACAGCTGCGCGACGCGCTCCTCTTCCAGCAGCGCTGCCGCCTGCACTACGCTCCCCCGCATCGGGAGGTCGAAGAGTACCTCTTCGACCCCTACACCCTCCTTTTTTTCAGCAACTCCCTCTACCTCGGTGGTTATGCCCACAATCGCCAGGCGCTGCGCCTCTTTCTGGTCGATCGTCTGCAGGGGGTTGAGGTGAGCCGGGAACGCTTCGAGGTCCCCGAGGATTTTGCCATCGCCGACCTGACCGGCAGCGCCTTCGGCCTGATCGACGAGGCGCCACAGCAGATCCGGGTCCGTTTCGCCGAACCGATCGCCCACCTGATCCGCGAACGCACCTGGCACCCCAGCCAGGTGATCGAGGAACACGCCGACGGCAGCCTGACCCTGACCTTTCACGCCGGCGGCGAGAAGGAACTCCTCGCCTGGCTCTACTCCTACCTCCCCCATGTCCAGGTCCTTGAACCTCCGTCGTTGCGAAGCGCTTTCCTGCGCGGACTGCAGCAGGGGCTCAGCTTGCAGGGACCCCCGTGA
- a CDS encoding Maf family protein, translating to MRQLVLASTSPYRKQLLQQLGLPFITASPLYFEELNQTVAPELLVKHLALHKAESLAKHFPEALIIGADQVFVDARRRIVGKPGSPERAVEQLKGMAGRSHTFYTGIALFDAAAQTVATDFDTFTVTLRQLTETQIRSYVERENPVDCAGSFKIEGLGIALMDHLDGRDYTTLIGLPLIKLTQMLEQFGVHIL from the coding sequence ATGCGTCAGCTCGTGCTCGCCTCCACCAGCCCTTACCGCAAGCAACTGCTGCAACAGCTCGGGCTCCCCTTCATCACCGCCTCGCCCCTCTACTTCGAGGAGCTCAACCAGACGGTGGCGCCGGAGCTGCTGGTCAAGCATCTCGCCCTGCACAAGGCCGAGAGTCTGGCGAAACATTTTCCCGAGGCGCTGATCATCGGCGCCGACCAGGTCTTCGTCGATGCCCGGCGCCGCATCGTCGGCAAGCCGGGGAGCCCGGAGAGGGCGGTGGAGCAGCTCAAGGGGATGGCCGGGCGCAGCCACACTTTTTATACCGGGATCGCCCTCTTCGACGCGGCGGCCCAAACGGTGGCCACCGATTTCGATACCTTCACCGTCACCCTGCGCCAGCTGACGGAGACCCAAATCCGCAGCTATGTCGAGCGGGAAAACCCGGTCGACTGCGCCGGTTCCTTCAAGATCGAGGGGCTCGGCATCGCCCTGATGGACCACCTCGACGGGCGCGATTACACCACCCTGATCGGGCTGCCACTGATCAAGCTCACGCAGATGCTCGAACAGTTCGGAGTCCACATCCTGTAA
- the dnaE gene encoding DNA polymerase III subunit alpha, with protein sequence MKHADFVHLHLHSQYSLLDGAIKIGDLIERAKEFRMPALAVTDHGNMFGAIEFYEKAMAAGIKPIIGCEIYVATGSRFEKGNARSSSDASGHLVLLCQNLTGYRNLCALVSSAYREGFYYKPRVDWELLQERNAGLIALSACLGGELPTLIGNGRMADAKRRAGEIAAIFDDNRFYLELQENFLPEQETVNQGLIEIGRELGLPLVATNDCHYLGREQAFAHEVLLCIQTGKTMDDPSRMRFSNEEFYVKSPAEMAELFKHVPEALRSTVEIAERCNLELDFKTYHFPQYEVPAGKSLDDILEEQSRHGLDERLTNIRKLRPDFSAEEEQGYRERLERELACIKQMGFPGYFLIVADFINWAKDHDIPVGPGRGSAAGSLVAYAIRITDIDPMPYHLLFERFLNPERVSMPDIDVDFCIYGRERVIDYVRQKYGSENVAQIITFGTMLAKGVIRDVGRALNMPYGEVDKVAKLVPGTLGITLKEALAQEPKLRELVEKDPKIKQLWPIALALEGLTRHASTHAAGVVVTPRPLTEYLPLYTDPKSGAQVTQYAMKFVEKCGLVKFDFLGLKTLTVIDNAVKLIRGAKDPAFDITLLRDDDELSYQLLQAGNTTGVFQLESSGMKELLIKLKPSCFEDIIAVCALYRPGPLGSGMVDDFIQRKHGRKAITYDLPQLEPILKDTYGVIVYQEQVMQISRTLAGYSLGRADLLRRAMGKKDPAVMAKEKEPFLAGAKAQGIDAKKAEGVFDLMAKFAEYGFNKSHSAAYALIAYHTAYLKAHFPVEFMAALLTEDMENTDKVIKNISEVRAMGIEVLPPDINASERSFTVHDKSIRFGLGAVKGVGSTALESIVEARQEQPYLSLHDFCERVNLQKVNKKVVEALVKCGALDSLGGKRSQYMAVLEEAMEIGQKVQREKAMGQESLFGTEEIISAGGNGYGQLPALEEWAENILLGFEKEALGFYITGHPLARHAASIKRFATCSTAELAERTDKEEVKVCGIVAGLKELVTKKGDRMAFVTLEDLTGFVEMVVFPETYLAAMELLKSEEPLLVSGTLDIGEESVKLMASEVLALREVKERLTSKVHFRLTTPGLDEAQLRALRDIMARHRGSCAALIHLVIPNRSETLLKLPENLAVAASDEIMDATEKLFGYNVVTFE encoded by the coding sequence ATGAAACACGCCGATTTTGTTCACTTGCACCTGCACAGCCAGTACAGCCTCCTCGACGGCGCCATCAAGATCGGCGACCTGATCGAGCGGGCCAAGGAATTCCGCATGCCGGCGTTGGCGGTCACCGATCACGGCAACATGTTCGGCGCCATCGAGTTCTACGAGAAGGCGATGGCCGCCGGTATCAAGCCGATCATCGGCTGCGAGATCTATGTCGCCACCGGTTCCCGCTTCGAAAAGGGGAACGCGCGCAGCTCCTCCGACGCCTCCGGTCACCTCGTCCTCCTCTGCCAGAACCTCACCGGCTACCGCAACCTCTGCGCCCTCGTCTCCTCGGCCTACCGCGAGGGGTTCTACTACAAGCCGCGGGTCGACTGGGAGCTGCTCCAGGAGCGCAACGCCGGCCTGATTGCCCTGAGTGCCTGCCTTGGCGGCGAGCTGCCGACCCTGATCGGCAATGGCCGGATGGCGGACGCCAAACGGCGCGCCGGCGAGATCGCCGCCATCTTCGACGACAACCGCTTCTACCTCGAACTGCAGGAGAATTTCCTCCCCGAGCAGGAAACCGTCAACCAGGGGCTGATCGAGATCGGCCGCGAGCTCGGCCTGCCGCTGGTGGCGACCAACGACTGCCACTACCTCGGCCGCGAACAGGCCTTCGCCCACGAGGTGCTCCTCTGTATCCAGACCGGCAAGACCATGGACGACCCCTCGCGGATGCGTTTTTCCAACGAGGAGTTCTACGTCAAGAGTCCGGCGGAGATGGCCGAGCTCTTCAAGCATGTCCCCGAGGCGCTGCGCAGCACGGTGGAGATCGCCGAGCGCTGCAACCTCGAACTCGATTTCAAGACCTACCACTTCCCCCAGTACGAGGTGCCGGCCGGCAAGAGCCTCGACGATATCCTTGAGGAGCAGTCCCGTCACGGGCTCGACGAACGCCTCACCAACATCCGCAAGCTGCGCCCCGACTTTTCCGCCGAAGAGGAGCAGGGGTACCGGGAGCGGCTCGAACGGGAACTCGCCTGCATCAAGCAGATGGGTTTTCCCGGCTACTTCCTGATCGTCGCCGATTTCATCAACTGGGCCAAGGACCACGACATCCCGGTCGGCCCGGGGCGTGGCTCGGCCGCCGGGTCGCTGGTCGCCTACGCCATCCGCATCACCGACATCGACCCGATGCCCTACCATCTCCTCTTCGAGCGTTTCCTCAACCCGGAGCGGGTCTCGATGCCCGATATCGACGTCGACTTCTGCATCTACGGCCGCGAGCGGGTCATCGATTACGTCCGCCAGAAGTACGGCAGCGAAAACGTCGCCCAGATCATCACTTTTGGCACCATGCTCGCCAAGGGGGTGATTCGCGACGTCGGCCGGGCGCTCAACATGCCCTACGGCGAGGTCGACAAGGTCGCCAAGCTGGTCCCCGGCACCCTCGGCATCACCCTCAAGGAAGCCCTCGCCCAGGAGCCGAAGCTGCGCGAGCTGGTGGAGAAGGACCCGAAGATTAAGCAGCTCTGGCCGATCGCTCTGGCCCTTGAGGGGCTGACCCGCCACGCTTCGACCCACGCCGCCGGCGTCGTTGTCACGCCGCGGCCGCTCACCGAATACCTGCCGCTCTACACCGATCCCAAGTCGGGGGCCCAGGTCACCCAGTACGCGATGAAATTCGTCGAGAAGTGCGGGCTGGTCAAGTTCGACTTCCTCGGCCTGAAGACCCTCACCGTCATCGACAACGCGGTCAAGCTGATCCGTGGCGCTAAGGATCCCGCCTTCGACATCACGCTGCTGCGCGACGACGACGAGCTCTCCTACCAGCTCCTCCAGGCCGGCAACACCACCGGCGTCTTCCAGCTCGAATCGAGCGGCATGAAGGAGCTGCTGATCAAGCTCAAGCCCTCCTGCTTCGAGGATATCATCGCCGTCTGCGCCCTCTATCGTCCCGGCCCCCTCGGGAGCGGCATGGTCGACGATTTCATCCAGCGCAAGCACGGCCGCAAGGCGATCACTTACGATCTGCCGCAGCTCGAGCCGATCCTCAAGGACACCTACGGCGTCATCGTCTACCAGGAACAGGTCATGCAGATCTCGCGGACCCTGGCCGGCTACTCCCTCGGCCGTGCCGACCTGCTGCGCCGGGCGATGGGGAAGAAGGACCCGGCGGTCATGGCCAAGGAGAAGGAACCCTTCCTCGCCGGCGCCAAGGCGCAGGGGATCGACGCCAAGAAGGCGGAAGGGGTCTTCGACCTGATGGCCAAGTTCGCCGAGTACGGCTTCAACAAGTCGCACTCGGCCGCCTACGCCCTGATCGCCTACCACACCGCCTATCTCAAGGCCCATTTCCCGGTCGAGTTCATGGCGGCGCTCTTGACCGAGGACATGGAGAACACCGACAAGGTGATCAAGAACATCTCCGAGGTGCGCGCGATGGGGATCGAGGTCCTCCCCCCCGACATCAACGCCTCGGAGCGCTCCTTTACCGTCCACGACAAGTCGATCCGCTTCGGCCTCGGCGCCGTCAAGGGGGTCGGCAGCACCGCCCTCGAGTCGATCGTCGAGGCGCGCCAGGAGCAACCTTACCTCTCGCTGCACGACTTCTGTGAGCGGGTCAACCTGCAGAAGGTCAACAAGAAGGTGGTCGAGGCGCTGGTCAAGTGCGGCGCCCTCGACTCTCTCGGCGGCAAGCGCTCCCAGTACATGGCGGTCCTCGAAGAGGCGATGGAGATCGGCCAGAAGGTCCAGCGCGAGAAGGCGATGGGGCAGGAGTCGCTCTTCGGTACCGAGGAGATCATCTCCGCCGGCGGCAACGGCTACGGCCAGCTGCCGGCGCTGGAAGAGTGGGCCGAGAACATCCTGCTCGGCTTCGAGAAGGAGGCCCTCGGCTTCTACATCACCGGCCACCCCCTCGCCCGCCACGCCGCCTCGATCAAGCGCTTCGCCACCTGCAGCACCGCCGAGCTGGCCGAGCGCACCGACAAGGAGGAGGTCAAGGTCTGCGGCATCGTCGCCGGGCTTAAGGAGCTGGTGACCAAGAAGGGGGACCGGATGGCCTTTGTCACCCTCGAGGATCTGACCGGCTTTGTCGAGATGGTGGTCTTCCCCGAGACCTATCTGGCGGCGATGGAACTGCTCAAGAGCGAGGAGCCGCTGCTGGTCTCCGGCACTCTCGATATCGGCGAGGAGAGCGTCAAGCTGATGGCGAGCGAAGTCCTTGCCCTGCGCGAGGTCAAGGAGCGTCTCACCAGCAAGGTTCACTTCCGCCTCACCACCCCCGGCCTCGACGAGGCCCAGCTGCGGGCGCTGCGCGATATCATGGCGCGCCACCGCGGCAGCTGCGCGGCGCTGATTCACCTGGTGATCCCCAACCGCAGCGAAACCCTGCTCAAACTCCCCGAGAACCTGGCGGTGGCGGCGAGCGATGAAATAATGGATGCTACGGAAAAGCTTTTTGGCTATAATGTCGTCACTTTTGAGTAG
- a CDS encoding acetyl-CoA carboxylase carboxyltransferase subunit alpha yields MQFYLEFEKPLVELEQKIRELREYSTDKVDFSGEIRKLEKKAEKLREEIFSNLSRWQRTQLARHVNRPFTLDYVQHIFTDWFEVHGDRNFRDDPAIVAGFARFDGQPCCVIGHQKGRDTKEKVYRNFGMPNPEGYRKALRVMQMAEQFKLPIFTFVDTPGAFPGIGAEERGQAEAIARNLREMAALTVPVITTITGEGGSGGALGIAVGNRVMMMEYSVYAVISPEGCAAILWSDGTMGPQAAEALKLTATDIQELGCVIDDVIPEPIGGAHNDHALAAANVKSFLKKHYLELKELTPEELVEQRYQKFRAMSQVQE; encoded by the coding sequence ATGCAGTTTTACCTCGAATTCGAAAAACCCCTCGTCGAGCTGGAGCAGAAGATCCGCGAGCTGCGCGAGTATTCGACCGACAAGGTCGATTTCTCCGGCGAGATCAGGAAACTGGAGAAAAAAGCCGAAAAGCTGCGCGAGGAGATCTTCTCCAACCTCAGCCGCTGGCAGCGCACCCAGCTCGCCCGCCACGTCAACCGCCCCTTCACCCTCGACTACGTCCAGCACATCTTCACCGACTGGTTCGAGGTCCACGGTGACCGCAATTTCCGCGACGACCCGGCCATTGTTGCCGGCTTTGCCCGCTTCGACGGCCAGCCCTGCTGCGTCATCGGCCACCAGAAGGGGCGCGACACCAAGGAGAAGGTTTACCGCAACTTCGGAATGCCCAATCCCGAAGGCTACCGCAAAGCGCTGCGGGTAATGCAGATGGCCGAGCAGTTCAAGCTGCCGATCTTCACCTTCGTCGATACCCCCGGCGCTTTTCCCGGCATCGGCGCCGAGGAGCGCGGCCAGGCTGAGGCGATCGCCCGCAACCTGCGGGAGATGGCGGCGCTGACGGTGCCGGTCATCACCACCATCACCGGCGAGGGGGGCTCCGGCGGAGCGCTCGGCATCGCCGTCGGCAACCGCGTCATGATGATGGAATATTCGGTCTACGCGGTCATCTCGCCGGAAGGGTGCGCGGCCATCCTCTGGAGCGACGGCACCATGGGACCCCAGGCCGCCGAGGCCCTCAAACTCACCGCCACCGACATCCAGGAGCTCGGCTGCGTCATCGACGATGTCATCCCCGAGCCGATCGGCGGGGCCCACAACGACCACGCCCTGGCTGCCGCCAACGTCAAGTCGTTCCTCAAGAAACACTACCTCGAGCTCAAGGAGCTCACCCCCGAGGAGCTGGTCGAACAGCGCTACCAGAAGTTCCGCGCCATGAGCCAGGTGCAGGAGTAA
- a CDS encoding sugar kinase — translation MAEIAVVGLGQSSLDLIGRLESYPAVDEKAELDQFLIQGGGPVATALVTLARLGVGTALVGRCGDDEHGRRMRRELEQEGVDCRWLDAERGASSQLAFIAVDGGARRTIFWHRGSARPLHAAELSPQLLAGVRVLHLDGLQAEASLAAAHRARAAEVTTVLDGGTWRAGTRELLPYIDHLVVSERFARQVTAGGPVEAALEPLLEYGARAVTVTRGARGSITRTQRGGEFHQPAFAVTAVDTTGCGDVFHGGYIYGLLQEWPLPQTVRFAAACAALKCRALGGRTAIPRRDEVEELLQAQPAI, via the coding sequence ATGGCTGAAATTGCCGTCGTCGGCCTCGGCCAGTCCTCCCTCGACCTGATCGGCCGCCTCGAAAGCTACCCGGCGGTCGACGAAAAAGCCGAGCTCGACCAGTTCCTGATCCAGGGGGGCGGACCGGTCGCCACCGCCCTCGTCACCCTCGCCCGGCTCGGGGTCGGCACCGCGCTGGTCGGCCGCTGCGGCGACGACGAGCACGGCCGGCGCATGCGGCGGGAGCTGGAGCAGGAGGGGGTCGACTGTCGCTGGCTCGACGCCGAGCGCGGCGCCAGCAGCCAGCTCGCCTTTATCGCCGTCGACGGCGGCGCCCGGCGCACCATCTTCTGGCACCGCGGCAGCGCTCGGCCGCTCCATGCCGCCGAACTCTCGCCGCAGCTGCTGGCCGGGGTGCGGGTGCTCCATCTCGACGGCCTCCAGGCCGAGGCCTCCCTTGCCGCCGCCCATCGCGCCCGGGCCGCCGAGGTGACCACGGTCCTCGATGGCGGCACCTGGCGCGCGGGGACGCGGGAGCTTCTCCCCTATATCGACCACCTCGTCGTCAGCGAGCGCTTTGCCCGCCAGGTCACCGCCGGCGGCCCGGTCGAAGCGGCCCTCGAGCCACTCCTCGAGTACGGCGCCCGCGCCGTCACCGTCACCCGCGGCGCCCGCGGCAGCATCACCCGCACCCAGCGCGGCGGCGAGTTCCATCAGCCGGCCTTTGCCGTCACCGCCGTCGATACCACCGGCTGCGGCGACGTCTTTCACGGCGGTTATATCTACGGTCTGCTGCAGGAGTGGCCGCTGCCGCAGACGGTCCGCTTCGCCGCTGCCTGCGCCGCGCTGAAGTGCCGCGCCCTCGGCGGGCGCACGGCGATCCCGCGGCGGGACGAGGTGGAAGAGCTGTTGCAGGCCCAGCCTGCCATCTGA
- a CDS encoding septal ring lytic transglycosylase RlpA family protein — translation MRRSLPGLFFALLLLLLAACGGPTYTTRVIDTPEGRELKGHQKPYTVNGQRYDPLRSHEGFVQEGTASWYGADFHGKKTSNGETYNMYAMTAAHKTLPLGVFVRVTNTATGKQATVRVNDRGPFVKGRIIDLSFAAAKALDVVGPGTAPVRVEALGYQESDTPGQVVYRQPVSYDIGHFAVQVGAFTVADNANRLAAQLRDRYGAASVQQGYVGGQLFYRVRAGNYTSLEAAETARAQYERAGYPSSFVVAME, via the coding sequence ATGCGTCGTTCCCTGCCCGGCCTCTTTTTCGCGCTTTTGCTGCTCCTCCTCGCCGCTTGCGGCGGGCCGACCTACACCACCCGCGTCATCGACACCCCGGAAGGGCGCGAGCTCAAGGGACACCAGAAACCCTACACCGTCAACGGCCAGCGCTACGACCCGCTGCGCAGCCACGAGGGGTTTGTCCAGGAGGGGACGGCGAGCTGGTACGGCGCCGATTTTCACGGCAAGAAGACGAGTAACGGCGAAACCTACAACATGTACGCCATGACCGCCGCCCACAAGACCCTCCCGCTCGGCGTCTTCGTCCGCGTCACCAACACCGCCACCGGCAAGCAGGCGACAGTGCGCGTCAACGATCGCGGCCCCTTCGTCAAGGGACGCATCATCGATCTCTCCTTCGCCGCTGCCAAGGCCCTCGACGTCGTCGGCCCCGGCACGGCGCCGGTGCGGGTCGAGGCCCTCGGCTACCAGGAGAGTGATACCCCGGGCCAGGTCGTCTACCGCCAGCCGGTCAGCTACGACATCGGCCACTTCGCCGTCCAGGTCGGCGCCTTTACCGTCGCCGACAACGCCAATCGCCTCGCCGCCCAGCTGCGCGACCGTTACGGCGCCGCCAGCGTCCAGCAGGGGTACGTCGGCGGCCAGCTCTTCTACCGGGTCCGCGCCGGCAACTACACCTCCCTCGAAGCGGCCGAAACCGCCCGCGCCCAGTACGAACGCGCCGGTTATCCGAGCAGCTTCGTGGTGGCGATGGAGTAG
- a CDS encoding YkvA family protein, giving the protein MGRSMQALGKLRAAAKRLGHDGLTVWFIARDPRTPLPLRFLALAVGAYALSPIDLIPDFIPLLGHLDDLILLPLLILLILRLTPVDVLEASRARASTVTARFSNKVAAVVIVLLWLALAAVLGWWLLEEAGW; this is encoded by the coding sequence ATGGGCAGATCGATGCAGGCGCTGGGAAAATTAAGGGCGGCAGCGAAGCGCCTCGGCCATGACGGCCTGACCGTCTGGTTCATCGCCCGCGACCCGCGTACGCCGCTCCCCCTGCGCTTCCTCGCCCTTGCCGTCGGCGCCTACGCCCTCAGCCCCATCGACCTGATCCCTGACTTCATCCCCCTGCTCGGCCACCTCGACGACCTGATCCTCCTTCCGCTGCTGATCCTGCTGATCCTCAGGCTGACCCCGGTCGACGTCCTCGAAGCGAGCCGCGCCCGCGCCAGCACAGTGACCGCCCGTTTCAGCAATAAAGTCGCCGCGGTGGTGATCGTGCTGCTCTGGCTTGCCCTGGCGGCCGTTCTCGGCTGGTGGCTGCTGGAGGAGGCCGGCTGGTAA